The DNA sequence CACAAAACATGAATAATTAAAGATTTGAGTTGGTGTCCCAGTGTATTTCATATTGTCACGTCTCACATGCAGCAGCATATGATCGATGTACCCATTTGGTATGTTCCTTTATAAATATGGATGTATAACTGTATCATTGCTTGCTAATCAGTTTGCATACAATATACACTTACTGAGTGTAAATAGGGATTCTTTGCTGTATAGGCTAGATTGCAGATAACGTAGTAAGTCACAATTATGAGCTACTAGAGTGCCACattgatttttttaaatgtccagTTTCATCTCATCATAGTGAGTCCAAATGTAAGTAATTAATATTGGAGAAGCTGTCTGGAGACCCAGCCCCACATAAAGGGAACTAGTACATCCGAGCTCCCAACCAGCGATCACCTCTGAGGTACGCCACTAGATGGCGCTGTTACCATACCTGCAGCCCCCACCCACATGCCGGTCGTGTCATACTGACTCAGTAAAAAGGTTCTGTGTATTTCAGAACAAGAAGGATAATGGCGAGCTGGGCTCCTTCTTAGTATTGGAGCCAGAAGCAACGATGAGATTAAATgtacttctctccctctctctctctctctctccctctctctccctctctctccctctatctctcacgtccctctccccccctctctcttgtgTGTTTGGCAGCCATGGCCGTCCGCACTTTGAGTCTGGCTGATAAAGGATACTGCCTTCGGGGTTGGCATCGTCCAAGCTTTCCATTCCAGGTAGGGCGGCAGCAACGCGGCGAAACAGCTACAGGCGGACCGAGGCCCCGCGTCGATGATGGCAATAAACAAGAAAACAACGAATGAGGCCGGGGGAAGGGCAACATTTAACCAACAATAAATCAAACCTACTTGCATTTTATCCTCAGAAGTAAATAAAAACCGAAACGCGGTGCTGAAGAGAGGATGGGGCCGCACCTGTTTTACATTGCAGCCTGTCTTTGCGCTGGTCTCAATGAACATGACTTTGAGTTCTTTcgctctctgctccccctcctcgaTGGTGATCTGCCTGCATAGGAGACCAGGGCACAGACTGTAACGCTCAAAACCCCCCTCACCCTTTCATGAAAGAAACCCGTACATAcagtatgcatgcacacattgtGAGTGTGGACAGGGAACAGACATGAGCAATCGATGACAGATGACCGGCCgcacctcttctcctccagatCTGTCTTGTTGCCCACCAGCATGATGATGACGTCAGAGCCCCTCTCAGTCCTCACGTCGTCGATCCATTTAAAGGTCTGCCGGAAGGAGTTCACGTCTGGAGAGGATAGGACAGGTTagacagacgtacagacagagagataagaTCGATATGTAGCGGGGttatgagagagacagagacagacagacagagagacagagagacagacagacagacagacagacagacagacagacagacagacagacagacagacagacagacagacagacagacagacagacagacagacagacagacagacagacagacagacagaggggagggagagagattgaaagatagattaaaagacagacagacagatagatataaCAGAAGGGAatggaatagaatagaatagacagACCAAAATATTGAtagcatataatataataggcagacagatagatagagatagagaaatagagagattaatggatggagagagtgtgagagagaaagacgaagagaaagggagacggatagagagacagagagagagacagacggacaggcaggcagacagacagatagattgatatagatagagaaatagagttgatagatggatagagagagagagagagagagagagagagagagagagagagagagagagagagagagagagagagagagagagagagagagagggaggcaaagagagacagacagacagacagtgggacagagagagagacagatagacagactcACTGGTGATGTCGTACACGACCACAGCCACTGTTGAGTCTCGGATGTAGCTCGGGATGAGGCTCCTGAACCGTTCCTGTCCTGCAGTATCCCACAGCTGCAGCCttacctacacgcacacacacacacacacgcacacgcacacacgcacacgcacacgcacagcacacgcacacgcacacacaacacacacacacacacaacacacacacacacacacacacacacacacacacacacacacacacaggctcacacaacatgcacacgcacacacacacagaggcatgcacacacacacacaaacacgtacacacacatgcacacacacacacaaacacacaaacacacaggctcacacacacacatacacgcacaaacacgcaggctcacacaacacacgcac is a window from the Gadus chalcogrammus isolate NIFS_2021 chromosome 8, NIFS_Gcha_1.0, whole genome shotgun sequence genome containing:
- the LOC130388250 gene encoding ras-related protein Rab-6B-like, coding for MSAGGDLGNPLRKFKLVFLGEQSVGKTSLITRFMYDSFDNTYQATIGIDFLSKTMYLEDRTVRLQLWDTAGQERFRSLIPSYIRDSTVAVVVYDITNVNSFRQTFKWIDDVRTERGSDVIIMLVGNKTDLEEKRQITIEEGEQRAKELKVMFIETSAKTGCNVKQLFRRVAAALPGMESLDDANPEGMIDIKLDKPAEPTVPEGGCSC